One window of Nostoc sp. C052 genomic DNA carries:
- a CDS encoding cofactor assembly of complex C subunit B has product MDTAILPSTFLLTLLLSVGLFFFIRASTKDRTEIVQLVSEQDEAALMSQLKEYFRSRSYRVAAVDREQNQVTFEGFVRPSWFLAIFLTLLAATGIICLSLVVYLLFPRLSTVVLAMVLLSPLSGLFYWKKSGRLEKVSLKVETTQNEQTSSSRITVVAHRDELSELQRTLQLKPGK; this is encoded by the coding sequence ATGGATACTGCTATTCTGCCATCTACGTTCCTGCTAACCTTGTTGTTATCGGTTGGGCTGTTTTTCTTTATTCGTGCCTCGACTAAAGACCGCACAGAAATAGTGCAACTGGTATCCGAGCAAGACGAAGCTGCTTTGATGTCTCAATTAAAAGAGTATTTTCGATCGCGGTCTTACCGAGTGGCAGCGGTAGACCGAGAACAAAACCAAGTGACTTTTGAAGGTTTTGTTCGCCCCAGCTGGTTCTTAGCTATATTCCTAACTTTACTCGCAGCTACCGGGATTATTTGTCTATCTCTGGTTGTATACCTGCTTTTTCCTCGCTTGAGTACCGTTGTTCTGGCTATGGTTCTGCTGTCGCCTTTAAGTGGTCTATTTTATTGGAAAAAGTCTGGAAGACTTGAGAAGGTGTCGCTCAAAGTAGAAACAACTCAGAACGAACAAACCTCCTCAAGTAGGATCACTGTAGTTGCCCATCGAGATGAACTCAGTGAGTTGCAAAGGACTCTACAGCTAAAGCCTGGGAAATAA
- a CDS encoding DUF3611 family protein: MSQTPDAPSSSSTLRAIAQTFRMTGWISFWIQLVLGVVSSIIVLLFAVFNQRTGSPSNNPGTGFGVFLAICGLVVLGGGIYLAYRYTRIGKQLESSNPSNRPRKSETVQVLRLGVWVNLGGTLVTLLGAQAIVGTLVARSISPQAITTQFFDPTRIISGLDMLVVQANTNTVSAHFAGLVASLWLLNRINRP; encoded by the coding sequence ATGTCACAAACTCCTGATGCCCCATCATCTTCCTCAACTCTGCGGGCAATTGCCCAAACTTTTCGCATGACAGGTTGGATTAGCTTCTGGATTCAGCTAGTACTAGGCGTTGTTTCTAGCATAATTGTGCTGCTGTTCGCCGTCTTTAATCAAAGAACTGGCAGTCCTAGTAATAATCCTGGGACTGGCTTTGGTGTATTTTTAGCAATTTGTGGACTGGTTGTTTTGGGTGGGGGGATTTATTTAGCTTACCGTTACACGAGAATTGGCAAGCAATTAGAATCCTCCAATCCCAGCAACCGCCCTCGGAAAAGCGAGACTGTGCAAGTATTACGCTTAGGGGTGTGGGTGAATTTAGGGGGAACGCTAGTGACTCTTTTGGGGGCGCAGGCGATCGTTGGCACACTGGTAGCACGATCCATATCTCCACAAGCGATAACTACCCAATTTTTTGACCCTACCCGGATTATTAGCGGTCTAGATATGCTTGTAGTACAGGCAAACACCAACACTGTCTCAGCGCACT
- a CDS encoding PadR family transcriptional regulator, translating to MKLEDIYHFFENPPPTYLCQELAVCYILSVLLQGESYGTELIEQLETEYPIYRLSDTVLYSAIKFLEDQGAITGYWKKLEGRGRPRRMYQVSPEWQVQAQDLAFLWQHYINGRTK from the coding sequence ATGAAACTTGAGGATATATATCATTTTTTTGAGAATCCTCCGCCAACTTACCTTTGTCAGGAACTTGCAGTTTGTTACATACTGTCTGTTTTATTACAAGGTGAATCCTACGGAACCGAGTTGATCGAGCAATTAGAAACTGAGTATCCCATCTATCGACTTTCAGATACCGTACTTTATAGTGCAATCAAATTTCTGGAAGACCAAGGAGCAATCACTGGATATTGGAAGAAACTCGAAGGACGGGGACGCCCCAGGCGGATGTACCAAGTTTCTCCCGAATGGCAAGTTCAAGCTCAGGATTTAGCTTTTCTTTGGCAACACTACATTAACGGGAGGACAAAGTAA
- a CDS encoding S-layer homology domain-containing protein, which translates to MFNLNRWQSRTAALMALTVTVGTVAPFMTASPSLAQTTFSDVSSNYWAGQFIQQLSQRGVIAGFPDGSFRPEEPVTRAQFAAMVNKAFQKAQQRQPINFADVPSNYWASSAIQQAYTIGFLSGYPGNRFEPNQAIPREQVLVSLANGLQYSPSGNTESTLQYFNDASSIASYARSPIAAATEKQIVVNYPNVKFLNPTATATRAQVAAFIYQALVSSNQASAINSPYVVAVGSTTPTPVSVTIPQGTAIPVKYDKAEKILVTKDETSPLTLTVSQNVVTQDGSVVIPAGSQVIGQLKPATGGSQFVAEKLVLTNGQEYQLNASSDVITKTETVNKGTSTGAIIRNTVLGAGAAAAVSAVTGDRAIATEEVLGGAGIGALIGLFFGKKSVDLIAIDPNTDLQMTINQNLLVSLK; encoded by the coding sequence ATGTTTAACTTAAATCGTTGGCAATCTAGAACAGCTGCACTTATGGCTTTGACTGTCACAGTCGGCACTGTAGCGCCTTTCATGACAGCTTCGCCATCTTTAGCTCAAACTACTTTTTCTGATGTTTCATCTAACTATTGGGCAGGACAATTTATTCAACAATTGTCTCAGCGAGGTGTTATTGCCGGATTTCCTGATGGTAGCTTCCGCCCAGAAGAACCAGTGACACGCGCTCAATTTGCCGCGATGGTCAATAAAGCTTTCCAAAAAGCGCAGCAACGGCAGCCAATCAATTTTGCTGATGTGCCTAGCAACTATTGGGCATCGAGTGCCATTCAGCAAGCTTATACCATTGGTTTCTTATCAGGATATCCTGGTAATCGCTTTGAGCCTAACCAAGCTATTCCCCGCGAACAGGTTTTAGTTTCCCTCGCTAACGGTCTGCAATATAGCCCCAGTGGTAATACCGAAAGCACTCTGCAATATTTCAACGATGCCTCTAGCATCGCGAGCTATGCCCGTAGCCCGATCGCAGCGGCAACTGAAAAGCAAATTGTGGTGAACTATCCGAATGTGAAGTTCCTGAATCCAACTGCAACTGCCACTCGCGCCCAGGTAGCAGCTTTTATTTATCAAGCATTGGTTAGTTCTAATCAAGCTTCAGCAATTAACTCACCCTATGTTGTGGCTGTCGGGTCTACTACCCCAACACCTGTATCAGTCACAATTCCCCAAGGGACTGCTATTCCTGTGAAGTATGACAAGGCAGAAAAAATTCTAGTTACCAAAGATGAAACATCACCTTTGACATTGACAGTATCCCAAAACGTGGTTACGCAAGACGGATCTGTAGTGATACCTGCTGGTAGTCAAGTTATTGGTCAACTCAAACCTGCTACTGGTGGTTCTCAATTCGTTGCTGAGAAATTAGTTTTGACCAATGGTCAAGAGTATCAACTGAACGCTAGTTCTGACGTGATTACCAAAACTGAAACCGTCAATAAGGGTACTAGTACTGGTGCAATTATCAGAAATACTGTATTAGGCGCAGGTGCAGCCGCAGCGGTATCTGCTGTCACAGGCGATCGCGCCATTGCCACAGAAGAAGTCTTGGGTGGCGCTGGTATCGGTGCGTTGATTGGTCTGTTCTTCGGTAAGAAGAGTGTTGACTTAATCGCCATTGACCCAAATACCGATTTACAAATGACAATCAATCAAAACTTGTTGGTTTCACTAAAATAG
- a CDS encoding ATP-binding protein, giving the protein MLMSASSDFLALCREQIALLTQGLGATLSIVYLTQELVETPAGDAKLIPVVIYPETALLPPGEETAEAMAYKQLQFGNVFVLPNHQGRLLTAGLESPTSSRESEIPDASQPDLKEEYLLSGNQIVLPLVYEGVMMGLLVTGRKDRAWNEHEQSQIQRIAQTLAIACILDQRRAWFEQQLREQQILQEKQRDLLDNLLHQFRNPLTALRTFGKLLLKRLRPADANRDVANSIVRESDRLQELLQQFEQVIDLTEADLAPLHLTEDEVFVEATIQKDAKPPLLLPGTGDKAVDCSLTDILEPLLISAKAIAQERKLKLITEIQQNSSLVRANVKALREVLTNIIDNALKYTPTGGKILIQAGQKKANFQGIVISDNGPGIPPQDLEHLGERHYRGVQAQTEIPGTGLGLAIAKQLIEQMQGEIEVFSPAINSKLTSPNAPGTTFIIWLPEVGK; this is encoded by the coding sequence ATGTTAATGTCTGCCAGTTCAGATTTTCTTGCTCTGTGTCGAGAGCAAATAGCACTGCTAACCCAAGGGCTGGGAGCGACTTTAAGTATTGTGTACTTAACACAAGAATTGGTAGAGACTCCTGCCGGCGATGCAAAACTTATTCCTGTGGTGATTTACCCAGAAACAGCATTATTACCGCCAGGGGAAGAGACTGCTGAAGCGATGGCATACAAGCAACTTCAATTTGGAAATGTGTTTGTATTACCCAATCATCAGGGAAGGTTATTGACAGCAGGTTTAGAATCTCCAACTTCGTCGCGGGAGTCTGAGATACCAGATGCGTCTCAACCCGATCTAAAAGAGGAATACCTACTTAGTGGCAACCAAATTGTTTTACCTTTGGTCTATGAGGGTGTGATGATGGGGTTACTAGTGACAGGTAGGAAAGATCGGGCATGGAATGAACATGAGCAAAGTCAGATTCAACGAATAGCCCAAACATTAGCGATCGCATGTATTTTAGATCAGAGACGAGCCTGGTTTGAGCAGCAGTTGCGTGAGCAACAAATTCTTCAAGAAAAACAGCGCGATTTGCTGGATAACCTGTTGCATCAGTTTCGTAACCCATTAACGGCGTTGCGGACTTTTGGCAAACTGCTGTTGAAACGACTAAGACCAGCAGACGCTAACCGAGATGTGGCAAATAGTATTGTGCGGGAAAGCGATCGCCTCCAAGAATTACTGCAACAATTTGAGCAAGTAATTGACTTGACGGAGGCAGATTTAGCACCATTACATTTGACAGAAGATGAAGTATTTGTAGAAGCAACTATCCAAAAAGACGCGAAACCGCCGCTATTATTGCCGGGAACGGGAGATAAAGCAGTTGACTGCTCACTAACAGATATATTAGAACCATTATTAATATCAGCCAAAGCGATCGCCCAAGAGCGAAAGCTAAAACTCATAACTGAAATTCAACAAAATTCATCTCTAGTACGTGCCAACGTCAAAGCATTACGAGAGGTGTTAACTAATATTATTGATAATGCTTTAAAATACACTCCCACTGGTGGCAAAATTTTGATTCAGGCGGGGCAAAAAAAAGCGAATTTTCAGGGAATAGTCATTAGTGATAACGGCCCTGGAATTCCACCCCAGGATTTAGAACATCTTGGAGAACGGCATTATCGGGGCGTACAAGCGCAAACAGAAATCCCCGGTACAGGTTTGGGGTTAGCGATCGCTAAACAATTAATAGAGCAAATGCAGGGCGAAATCGAGGTTTTCAGCCCTGCAATCAACTCTAAACTAACTTCACCCAATGCACCGGGAACTACATTTATTATTTGGTTGCCGGAAGTTGGAAAATAG
- a CDS encoding DUF3155 domain-containing protein: MARRRKRKSRRRQEGRRILEHVPQYSIESGEEKPVTAARRFIQAEGILPPALLLVKRNEHTTDRYFWAEKGLFGAQYVEENHFLFPSLRVLEPSPGQEPLALAGR, from the coding sequence TTGGCAAGGAGACGCAAAAGGAAGAGCCGTCGTCGTCAGGAAGGACGGCGCATCTTGGAACACGTGCCTCAATATAGCATCGAAAGTGGCGAAGAAAAGCCTGTGACAGCAGCGAGAAGATTCATTCAAGCTGAAGGGATTTTGCCACCGGCATTGCTACTCGTAAAGCGAAATGAACACACTACAGATCGTTATTTCTGGGCAGAAAAGGGACTGTTTGGTGCTCAATACGTAGAGGAAAACCATTTCTTGTTTCCTAGTTTGAGGGTGTTAGAACCTTCGCCAGGTCAGGAACCTCTTGCTTTAGCTGGTAGGTGA